The nucleotide sequence CCTGTCGGGCCTGATGCCCTCCCTGATCCACTCGGGCTGCGCGATGTAGGTATCTGCCTCGACCTTGGACCCGTCATCGAGATGCACCGTGACGCGGATTCTTTTGTAATGCTTCGGTGCTCCCTCGGCCCTGTCTATCTTTTTTATGTCTTCAGCCGGCATCTCGTAGAGGACTCCCTCCACGATCCCATCTTCCTTCGGGACGATGTTGGCAAACGCCTTTACCGGGTTGTTCCTGGATACCTTGTTGAACTTTAGCGTGTAGCCTTCAAGGACCGCCCGTACCCGGGACGTGAAGTTCACTTCCCGTTGCCTCATCC is from Deltaproteobacteria bacterium and encodes:
- a CDS encoding gamma-glutamylcyclotransferase, which codes for IFKNNELMLYFAFGSNMNPDRMRQREVNFTSRVRAVLEGYTLKFNKVSRNNPVKAFANIVPKEDGIVEGVLYEMPAEDIKKIDRAEGAPKHYKRIRVTVHLDDGSKVEADTYIAQPEWIREGIRPDR